Genomic DNA from Channa argus isolate prfri chromosome 2, Channa argus male v1.0, whole genome shotgun sequence:
AGCCTCCAGCCTCTCCTCCAGAGGGGTTCCATATTAGTCATCGACCTCCAGCTCAACCTCCTGAAGAGTTCATTCTCCGTGAGACCAAGACATGAGTGAAGAAACCTGGTTCATGCACTTTACAGTCACtattcttttccctttttaggTTATCTGTTCGTGCcagttgtgaagcaataaaacctttttattgcacctttttgtagatcttgtgaccccaggacccactatctactacattcCTTTGGGCCTTATAACAACAAAGTGCTTACAATGATCTTAAGCattcctctaaacatgacacactCTTTGTGACCTCAATAAACCCACCTTGTTAccctgtttgctaattatctaaccatgcCTGCCCAGCCCCGAAGGGGGTTTCAGCACATATCCTGGCTCCATCCCCTGTGCCATCCGTCTTACCCCTCCCACTCTCCTTCCTCATCTTCTCACCTAAGCTGTTTAAACCTCCACATTTCTTCCTCCCCCTGGTTCCTTCCCtccaactaaaggctattgactGACTTGAACTCCCAGTTCACTGTGAGTTCCTTGCAGTTTTTCCCTGATGAAACACCCAGCCTTTCGGTTCTTCCGGAGTCTTGTTTTTTGCTCTGTTGCCTgctcacatttgttttgatttccCTGTTCCTGATCTGCTTTGCTGGCACGCACATTTTGGTTAATTGTTTATATGCTCTGTTTGTGCCTTCACTTAATTTGataattttttaccttttctgaGACACTCTGTACACATTATTTGATTCCCTGTTTACACTTGTTCCTGAACCGGTCTGTTCGGGCgcatgcacattttgttttgttgctgctgggTTTGTTTCATAGGTTTCCTCACTGTACACCCATGTTTAGCTTCCCTAGTTTTTTATCTCTCTGCTTAATgcttgtcctttttgttttgttcattttcattacATTCAGATTTCTGTTTATTACCCCAGCTCTTTTTATTTCCCCAACTCATGTACACCACTTTTAATGTATACACCTGTTCACGATTAGCCATTTTAGGTGAGTAGTCTGATTACGCTTAGTTCCTTAGTTCCATCTTAGCTTCCATTTAGTTTTCCCTTATTCTCCCAGTGGTGCTCTTGTTTAGTTGATCAGCCTCTGGTTATGTCATTCACTTGTTTTATTGTTCGTATCAGTTTTGTCAACAGTAAGGACAACATTAACATTAGGACATTAGCCACAATTCTCTTTGCCCAGTGATGTTTGGTTGGTTTTAGTCCTGTAGTTCACCTGGTCATTGATTCAGTGAGAGTTGAGGTCAAACTGTTCTCAATTTCAGTCACAACAGCACATCTATTTCtctgaaaacatgcacaaacacacagcagctctgtaACCACTATAGAGTTTGACTGTGATACACCCCCTGTCACCGGCACTACTAGCCTGGCGGGGAGCTATTGATTGGCCTTGACAGAACCAATTACATTCAGTGACAGATAGAGACATGGAACTGTCCACAGGGATAAGGCGACGCCAGCGCATGAGAGAGAAACAGCGAtagaaagtaaaagacaaaggaaTATAGAATAGAAAAATCCATTTTTATCTACTACACACTTGAACAGCTGCTTTTGTTCACTGCCATATTTTCTCTTGCATTACTTTTTCAGTTTACATCACTCCTTTATTGAGATTCAAAACTTTATGGACTTGCCGTTTCCAATCTGTCGTTTGAGTTTAGGCACAGAAACATTTCAACTTACTTACAGTATaaacttttgcacatttaaaatcttttttatattcatatcAGGACATATTCTAAATTAAATCTATCTAAATCTGAAATAGTTACAATTTTGGTTGTAATCAGGAGCTATTCTGTATCTCATCTGACACATTTGTTGGTGCCAAAAAGGTATTAATTTGATATCCAGCTTTAGTTTAACATTGCACTGTGCTCTGTTACAATGTGAATTAAGGTGAAACTCCCTGCAAAATAATTATCTCCTTTGCTGTCCATCTACATGCTCAATGTGTGGCTAATTACATTGTTCCCAACTCCTTGTGAAGAGGTTTCTCATCATTATTTATACCAATAGTTTGGATCGCATAAAATCACACAGCATCTTTCCACatattcagtaaaaaaaaacaaaactcagagCTGAATTGTTTTAAACTTGCATTTATGAATTCCCAGGGTGTATGACTACCAGCGGGTGCCGGCTTCCCTGTCTCCATTATCCCTGGGACCGAGTTTGGCCAAGCGATCCCGTTCCTCCTCCTACTCTTCCGGGCACAGACGCACTCGAGACAGAACCCACTCTAAAAGCTCCAGAGCTCACTCCACTAATTCAACCACAGGAAAGTGTGAGTAATATTAATAATCTTAAAGTGAGATGTTGCTGCACCTAAGTTGCTAGAAACtgttgtcctgtcctgtccaaCCTACTATTCGATGCTGCAGATTTGCTCTGTTTTCCCAAAACTCAAATTAAATAGTCAGTGCTAAATGGAAAGTATACAAAACATGCACTACTGAATATACAGAAAACTTTGATCATTAAAACTCTCTTCTCTCAATCCTTCAGTACAAAGTGTTTACAGACAAAACGTTCTTTGTGAAGTTTACGCACATCACCGCACACAATCACTAGTAGACATTTAAGTTCAAATAGTCTTTAAGCTGTTACCGCCTTTTCTCTGATGCTGCTTTGATCAAACAAATGATGCAGTGGAAACAAAGTCATCTGTATTCAAACCACAGTATATCTCTGATTGGGTggcaaatcaaaaacacaaactgcacacaTGCTGCCCAAATagttaatcaaatcaaaaaaaaaaaaaaaaatcatacactGTTTCAGTTTAAAACCAGCACCACCGTTAACTTTGCAAGCACTTTCCATTATGATAGCAGCATCTTTTAAAGAGCTGGTTCAACATGTCAAGCTTCTGTGTGAGACATAAGGTAAATAAGATCAAtaccactttctttttcttgatTCAAATATGAATCTGTTAAAAGGTGCAGTAGCTTAAAGCCTATTAGGATATAGTCTCACACTGACTCCagtttttgtaaaacataaaaaaacaaaagaccgTGAGTAATTAATGAGATTTAGAGGATTAGTTATTTGCTTCAAACAAGTCCATGCAAGCTAATTCTCTCAGCCCAGCTAAGTGAATGCTAACCTCCTAAGTAACCTCCCTACATTCTGTCTAAAGTTATTTCTCTAAATGTTCCAAacattctttgtttctctgtcccTGCAGTGGGCATGGAGGAGTTGCAGGTGATTAAAAAGGAGCTGACTCTGATAAAGACACAGATCGATGGGCTGCTTGACAGTCTTGACAGGATGGACACGCAGAGGAATGACCACAAAGGTGAGACGCTCATTCAGGAAGACAGTGGAGGCAGATAGGTGTGAGATCGAATGATAGATAATCTATTCTCACATCAAAAACATTACAGGGTGGACTCCAGCAATATGCCACTTTcagatttctgcttgattagctCCTCCAGTCAGAAAACCCAATCAAAATGATTCAGGGTCTGTGCCACAGGGAACCTGAAAGATGGGAATGCACTGCACCAACGACGCCACTCCTGTTTTACCTGACAAATCCATTATTTTCCTCCAGTCAggatttttgaaaatgttgaatCAAAGGAAAAATCAGTAGAAGTGTCAGAATTTATGGTTGTGAGCAAATTATGGAACATGCTGAACAAAGAATGTGGTTGAAATAAGTGACTGATGTTGCACAAATATCAGTAAAGCAAGCAGATCACTACTCACAGGCAGAAAAGCTGTTGCTGCCCTCATGTGGACTTTTAAACATAATACAGCTACTGCACTTTCCAAGATCATGGGGAATGAACACGACAAAGCTTTTTCCTCCTAAGGAAATTGGTTTCGCTGCAATCTTGATTAAATAGACTGTAAACTGAAACATAATTTCCACCACTCGCATGGCAAGTCCACCTCTCTCTGAGAGTTAAAGCCTCACTCTCTGCTGACCTTAAACCTCCAAGTGATAATCATGAACCCGAAATCTATAAATCCAATGATTTAGTAAAAAGGATTGTGTCCTATGGCTACTGTAATTCATTTTAACGAATGAACACCAGCAGAaacgtgtgtgtgcatatgtgtgttccCCTACCTACTTTGAATGACCTTGGGCGATTGATAGCTCTCATCTTCGTATTAATTTATCTCCAGCTCAACTTGATTCTCCTGTCCCTCACTATCAGGCCCAGCTGTCACTCGCTTCCCCCTCACTATCTCCTCATCTGTCCTTCATCCTGTCACTCccactcttgttttctgtccGTCATCTAACACAAAGTCAGTctttgacaaaagacaaaaaagtctTCTCCACACAAACATGTCCAAATAAAACCGAACTCAAGCTGCACACTAACTTATTCAAATCCTCATGCACTTTCTTCTTCACTTCACTTCTTGGCTGCAGGGTCTCCCCTGAGAGAGGACAGTCCAGTTGGCTCACCATACGCTCTGTCAGCGAGCAGCCCAGAGCACTCCCTCTCTCCACCCAGCTCCTGCCGCCGAATCCATAGGGAGAGTCCTGACCTGAGGGAAGCTGATGATGACCACCATACGGTAAATGCACCATGAGATTCTGAAGTGAAGCATCAGccttctttgttttattgtcccTAAAATGCAAATTTCTGATATTATTGAGATTCATGTCACAAATCAAAAGCTTTGTAGCatttcagtaattttttttttac
This window encodes:
- the LOC137104941 gene encoding heterogeneous nuclear ribonucleoprotein C-like isoform X1, translating into MTLFSPRYMSMSGELKSSRSRAASKRASNTTYGSDFDLDYDSYQEDYYDRVYDYQRVPASLSPLSLGPSLAKRSRSSSYSSGHRRTRDRTHSKSSRAHSTNSTTGKLGMEELQVIKKELTLIKTQIDGLLDSLDRMDTQRNDHKGSPLREDSPVGSPYALSASSPEHSLSPPSSCRRIHRESPDLREADDDHHTMSNHSSDPEEEI
- the LOC137104941 gene encoding heterogeneous nuclear ribonucleoprotein C-like isoform X2; translated protein: MSMSGELKSSRSRAASKRASNTTYGSDFDLDYDSYQEDYYDRVYDYQRVPASLSPLSLGPSLAKRSRSSSYSSGHRRTRDRTHSKSSRAHSTNSTTGKLGMEELQVIKKELTLIKTQIDGLLDSLDRMDTQRNDHKGSPLREDSPVGSPYALSASSPEHSLSPPSSCRRIHRESPDLREADDDHHTMSNHSSDPEEEI